The region CGCGCTGGGCGTCGCGGTCATCCTGCTGGGACTGATCCTGGCGGCGCACCTGCTGACCGGCGCAGGCACGCGCGTCCCGAGGCCCTCGCAGGGGTGGTGGCTGGGCCTGAATGTCGGACTGATCCCCCTGATCGCCGGAATGATCCTCGCGGCGGACCGAGCGCGGCCCGGCGCGGTGGCCGCCACCTTCCTGACCACACCGCTGTGGTGGGGCCTGCTGACCCACCTGCTCGGGGTGTCGGGCCATCTGTCCGGCTGGACCGCGTGGCCGCTCTCCCCCACCGCAACGATCCTCGCGACGCTGGGAATCACGGGCCTCACGCTGGGAGGCATGGGCCTGTACCGACGCGTGCAGGGCGGCTGGGCACGCCTGCGGAACCCCGCATGACGCCCGACGAGTGGAGGGGCGCCATGCAGAACGAAGCCTCCAGCGTGAACGACAGGGAGTGGGCCATGGAAACGAAACTGGCGGCGGGACGATTCGGGTGGCGCAGCGCGGGCGTGGCTGCGGCGGTGTTCGCTGATCTGGGCGTGGGCGTGGTGCTGCTGAGCCAGTGCCTCTGGCTGCACGACGCGCCGGATGCCCTGTGGGTGGGCGTCATGGTCCTTTCGGGCATGATCGGTGCCCTGTTGGGCTTGCGCCGGGTGGGACCGCTGGAGGCTGGGGCAGGCGCACTGGCGTTCCTGCCGGGCGCGCAGCTGGCAGTAGTCGTGTCGCAGGGGGCGCTGGGCAACGCGGCCCCGCGTGATCCGGGGGTGGCGGATCAGGGGGCGACGGTGCTGGCCGTGATTGCGGCGTGCGCGGCGGGAAGTGTGCAGAGCTGGGCTGCGCTGCGTCGTTCGCGCACCGTCTGAATCCGTGACGAGGGCGGGCCGACCCGAAATGCAGGCCAGCCCGCTCTGTCCGTTTACGCCAGTGGCAGTTCGATCATGCCGCCCGGTCCCTCGCTGTCCTTCCTGCCTTCCATGCGGGCGGTGACGGCCAGTCCGGTGGGCGTCTGGGCGAGGCCACCGTCGGCGGTTTCGCGCAGCGCGGCGGGCATCATGCGGCCCACACTGGCCATCGCGCCCAGCACCTCGTCGGGCGGGATGAAGGATTCCAGTTGCGCCAGCGCGAGTTGCGCGGCGCTGACGGCGTGCACCGCGTAGAAGGCGTTGCGGCTGACGCAGGGGACCTCCACGTACCCGCCGACCGGGTCGCACACGAGGCCGATGGTGTTCATCAGGGCCATGCTGGCGGCGTGCACGGCGGCGCGGGGGGTGCCGCCCATCATTTCGACGATGGCGGCGGCGGCCATGGCGGCGCTGCTGCCGATCTCGGCCTGACAGCCTCCGGCCGCGCCGCTGATGAACATACGCTTGCTGATGGCCTTGCCGATCCCGGCGGCGAGGATCATGGGGTTGACCAGCCGCTCGTCGGGAATGCCGAGGTGGTCGGCCACGCCGATCAGCGCGCCGGGGATGGTGCCCGCGCTGCCCGCGGTGGGCGCGGCGACGATGCGGCCCATGCGGGCGTTCTCCTCGTTCACGGCCATCGCGTACGCCTGCACGCGCCTCAGCAGGGGCGCGCCCAGCACGTCCGGGGCGTCCCAGAGGCCCTTGGCGTTCCAGCCGACCATCCCGGTGATGCTTTTCGCGTCGCTGCTCAGGCCGCGTTCGATGCTGGCGCGCATCTCGCGGATGCGGCGCAGCATCTCGGCGCGGATGTCGTCGGGGTGAAGGCCGGTCTCGGCGCAGTCCTGCGCGAGAATCCATTCGGAGGCGGGGTGGGGGGCGTTCAGGATGTCGTCGAGGGTGGTCATGGCGTCCTTGAGGCGTGCGCGGCGCACGGGTGGTGAAAGGGTGAGGCGGCAGCGGGAAAAGTGGCTCCCATGGTACGCCCCGGCCTGTCTAGCCGAATCAGCGCACGGTGAGGCCGTCCGGAGCGCATGGACACGCTACGGTGCCACCGTGAAGCTCCTGCTGATCCGTCACGCGCAGTCGCAGAACAACGTGATCGAGGACCGACCGGACTACGCGCAGGTGCGGCAGCCCGACCCACCCCTGACCGCGCACGGGCACGCCTGCGCCCGGCAGTTCGCTCAGGACGCCGACCTGAGCGGCATAACGCGTCTGTACACCAGCCTGATGCTCCGCGCCGTGCAGACCGCCGCGCCCATCGCCGCCCGCCTGAATCTCCCCGCGCACGGCATCGAACGGGCCTACGAGTACGGCGGCCTGACCACCGGTCCCGCCGGAGGCTTCACTCCCGTCACGGGCGGCGACCACGCCAGCCTCCGCGCGCACTGCCCCGCGCTGATCTGGCCCGCGCACCTGACCGGGCACCCCTGGGACGGCGGCGCGGAAGCCTGGGAGGAACCCCTCTTCCACGCCCGCGCCACGCACGTCCTGAACGACCTTCGCACCCAGCACCCCGGCCAGGACAGGGTGGCGCTGATCACGCACCACGACTTCGCCGGGGCGCTCATCCGCGCCGCGCTCGGCTGGCCCGTCACGGACACGCAGCCGGCCTTCCACCTCGCCCACCTGGGCACCGCCCAACTCGACCTGCCCGCAGACAGCCGTGTGGGCGGGCTGGAATGGCTGAACCGGTGAGAAGTCCCTACGCCTCCCGCGCCACGCGGAGCAGTTCACCGCCCCGGACCATCTCCACGATCTTCAGGAGGTCGGGGCGGTAGTAGCGGTCGCGGGTCATGTTGGGGATGTGCGCGCGGATGTGTTCCCAGGCGGCCTGCGCGCCGCGTCCGGCGTGGAGGTTCTGGAAGTCGAGGGCCTGCGCGGCGCACAGCAGTTCGATCCCGATGACGTTCTGCACGTTCTCCAGAATGGCCCGCAGCTGCCGGGCGCCGTGCGCGCCCATGCTGACGTGGTCTTCCTGGTTGGCGCTGGTGGGGATGGTGTCCACGCTGGCGGGGTGAGCGAGGACCTTGTTCTCGCTGACGAGGGCGGCGGCGGTGTACTG is a window of Deinococcus grandis DNA encoding:
- the sdaAA gene encoding L-serine ammonia-lyase, iron-sulfur-dependent, subunit alpha, with the translated sequence MTTLDDILNAPHPASEWILAQDCAETGLHPDDIRAEMLRRIREMRASIERGLSSDAKSITGMVGWNAKGLWDAPDVLGAPLLRRVQAYAMAVNEENARMGRIVAAPTAGSAGTIPGALIGVADHLGIPDERLVNPMILAAGIGKAISKRMFISGAAGGCQAEIGSSAAMAAAAIVEMMGGTPRAAVHAASMALMNTIGLVCDPVGGYVEVPCVSRNAFYAVHAVSAAQLALAQLESFIPPDEVLGAMASVGRMMPAALRETADGGLAQTPTGLAVTARMEGRKDSEGPGGMIELPLA
- a CDS encoding histidine phosphatase family protein, with product MKLLLIRHAQSQNNVIEDRPDYAQVRQPDPPLTAHGHACARQFAQDADLSGITRLYTSLMLRAVQTAAPIAARLNLPAHGIERAYEYGGLTTGPAGGFTPVTGGDHASLRAHCPALIWPAHLTGHPWDGGAEAWEEPLFHARATHVLNDLRTQHPGQDRVALITHHDFAGALIRAALGWPVTDTQPAFHLAHLGTAQLDLPADSRVGGLEWLNR